From Zea mays cultivar B73 chromosome 3, Zm-B73-REFERENCE-NAM-5.0, whole genome shotgun sequence:
agactgtccggtgcaccacatgaCAGAAGGtaggattagccttccaagattgtcttcaacggctcctagctgccttggggctataaaagggacccgtaggtgcatggaggagacacacaagcattcactaagcatcctaaggcatcTAGACTCtgttctcgcgcattcgtttcgttgtgttagagatttgagctctattcgagtcaaggactccgtgtgttgtcatttgagctgaagtcttctcttgtgtgcgtgggtgtgctgcgatttgtgtcttgtgtgttgctcatcccaaccttactccatgctttcattgtgatctttgttgtaagggtgagagactccaatcttgtagagattcctcgcaaacaggaataATCATTTAAagcaaaaaccgtggtattcaagttgatcatcggatcacttgaaaggggttgagtgcaaccctcgtccattgggacgccacaacatggaagtaggcaagtgttacttggccgaaccacgggataaaaaacgcgtgtcttgtgttgatctctccgtgattatttgtgttcacaagaacttgcttcaagttatttagccatactaacactcataactgagttttgtggctattagtgtttgaattttacaggatcacctattcacccccctctaggtgctctcactaataGTTCAGTTACTAACTCTTTTTATCAAATTGGCTAAtagttagagcaactccaataatTATGTATAATTATACTACCTAAATCTTAGATTTAGCAAGTCCTTAAATAATATAAGAAACAAAAGCAAGTCCTCAAATAATAtaagaaacaaaaaaaaacatcTCCTCCAATGGTTCAACTTTATAAATATGTTAAAATTTCACATGTCACCGGTTTAAAAACGTTAAAATTTATTATGTCACTAGTTTAAGTGGAACTATCAGCAATGATAGATTCAACTTGGTGACTGACTACCTAAATCCAAGATTTAGGTAGTATAATTAACATGTAATAGTATTCTACTGGGGTGGAGTTTGACCTCCTACTTCAGGACCTCGTAGCCATGGTGGTCTCGTCTGTTGGGTCATGCTTCTGGGCCTCGTAGCCCTTGTAGAGTCGTGCGTCCACCGACGTACCTCTGATATAGCGTCGCGTCCTGTTCGCCTTCCTGTAGCTACTCGGATTTAGACGTGGCGGTGCCTGGTAGGTTTGGTTGAGTCAACTCAAGGAGTGGTTTAGGGATATCTTCAGTACAACTTCATCTTCTGTCATCCCCCAGCGTCATCTTTCATCATGGGTAGATGCACGGCTGGTACGGTGTATTTCCCTGTCCTCTCGGGTGTATGGGTCACTGTAGAGACCGTACCCCGATGCTGAGGTTTCTACGACCGAGGTCGTTCGGTCCCACAGGTCAACAGGTATACGTATCCGTCGTTGTGTTTGACAGAGACCCCTCGGTGCCACTTCCATGGTCTGGGCACGGTTCAGTGATGTCTCGTCGTGTCGACGTAGTTTGGTAGTACTAGGTCAACTCTTACTGAGTGTCGTCTTGCTGGGTTGCTCGGCGGACTGGTTGGTCGGTAGCCTTGCTGGGTTGGTCGGTGCCCTCACCTCATTGGGTTGGTCGGCGATCCCGCCTCGCTGGGTTGCTTAGTGATCAGGTTGGTCGGTAGCCTCGCCTCGCTGGGTTGCTCGACGAGCAAATTGGTCGACAGCCTCGCCTCGTTGGGTTGCTCGGCAGACATTTGTTTGATGGGCCGATCAACTTGGTGGGCCGTCTTCGGGTGGCCTTTTGGGCCTTCCCACCGAACTGCTTGGCGGGCAGACCGTTTTTGGAGGTCTTGGAGCCTTGTTTGGGTACCCTGTTCGTAGGTACACAACAGAAATATTAATTTGAGTGTTAGTGAATGTCTTAAAATATAATTGAATGACTTAATGTAAAATGAGAAGGATGAGCATATTGAGTGACTTAAAAGACACTAAAATAGGTGACATCAAAATATGTACTGAATGACTAAATAAGTGAACTGAATGACTTAAATAAGTGAATGACTGAATGCCTGAGAAAAAGATAATATCTTCAATAATTATTAAAGTATCTTAAATAGATTGCATGTGATTAATAAATATTTAAATATTACTGaatattttaaaatataattgGCTAATTGTTTGGTTTAGTTGGATCCTCTACTGTACTTCTAGAAAACGTAGCGTCCCGCGGAGTCACTGCCTGCGGGCTCGGCCGCGCCTCTCGCCCACATGGCAGTGGTCAGGACGTACTGCAGATGATCTGATTACCTAGATAATATATGGATTGATTCGTTATATTAGGTGATAAAGAGTATATATAGGTAAATAGATAGATAGATGGAGATAGAGACAGGGAGGGGGAGTGGTCCGAGGTCAATAGGATATAACTCCAGGACTCCTCTCCATCAGAATCAGAGACGAGTCGAGTGAGGGGGCAGAGGCCACAAAACAGAGAGTACCCAAACGATCGATCTGTGCATCTCCCCGTCCGTCCCGCAACCATCTAATTCAGAAGCAGACATCAATGGCGAGCAACGGCTGCAACGGCAACGGCAACGGCAACGGCAACGGCAAGGCGGCTCCGGCGGGTGTGGTGGTACCGGAGATCAAGTTCACCAAGCTCTTCATCAACGGCGAGTTCGTCGACGCCGCCTCCGGTACGTAAACATACACGCTCCTTGCTCTGCTCCTTCCGTTCCGTTCCATTCTTTCTTTCAGTAGCGGACCCAGGAACTGATGACAGCCTAGGCGAGAATACGATGTGATCCCCACGTCTGTGCTCGTGCCACGTGCTGCTTGCTTCCGTGCACTGTGCTCGCGCCTTGCCCTCCATTACAGCCGGCGAGCCAGCCCAGGCCACCGCCGGCGGTGTCTGGGTGGTGAGTCCGCCcctgctttctttctttcttcctCATTCCCAGCTCTGAATTGAATGAACGCGACCGAGACGACCAGTCACTGAGAATAAGTTTATTTCATTTCATTGTCAGCGTCGTTTTTTTTTACTTCAGCTTTCCCTTTCTCCTCTAAACTCTCTCGATGCCTCCGGTGTTTCTCCACATGAGTTGTAAGCCCGATCATCCtcataaaaaataaatttaaaactAAAATAAATTCTAACAAACAATAAATTTAAGATTAAAGTGAATATATGGTCCACATACTGGGGACGAACCGACGTTAGGCCAAATGAGCAATTTTCTAGATTTAGTGAACATTTTATCTTATTTATTGTAGTTATATAGCTGACATGTTAATAGTTTTCTAATTAGACCAACCTCGCTCAAATTTTTTATTGGGTCCGCTCCTGTTACATACTGAATATTAAACTACAGATAATGTATTTTATCTTAGACAAAAAGACGAAAAATATACGAATTAAAAAAAAGAGACATGCTTTTTTTTATAGCTCGTTCGGTCGGTCGCTTATCCTCCTGTAGCTAGCGAGTACTATCCGGAAACGTTGTGCTACGTGTGACTTTCTGTCATATTAATCTTGCGTGTTTTCACGCTGTCTATTTGAGAGATAACGATATAGTTGTTAAGAGAGACATAAGAGAGTTAAATAGATATATACTATTATGTTCTTGGCGCATGCGCATGAGGTACGACGCATGAACTTTGTGTTTTTAAAGAGTAGAGATAGACTTATTAGCTTTGCATTTTACATACATATATATGGACTGTACATGTGTACATATGCTTTTGGACTATATTCCTAGCTAGCTACGCGCGATACTTGGATCTGCGCATTCGTAGGGTTTCGTCAACGTTGTCAGTTAAGATACCAGACTGATATACTAGCTGGATACACGTGATGGCATCTGTTTAGGGGCCGACCGGGAATTTGTTCCAACGACGCATATATGTGCGATTTGCATTGTTGCCGTTTGTCGCACGTCGaccgagtcgtcgtcgtcgctctcACCGGGTCTGCCGGACGAGACAAAGCTACCAGAGTTTCACGGGTAAAAGGAAAGGCGACACCACCGTCCACGATATATCTTATTAATAAAAAAAAATATTATTAAAATTCCTGACGAATCAATTAGCACCGTTTTTTCCACCGCTCTTCGCAAAAACTGGTTAACACTAGGTTCGAGTTATCTACATGCGAATATGCGATAGATACATAGAGGATCAACTATAAATCTCTACTACATATTAAGACAAAAATTATTGCAATGGGGAGGGGGATTGAACATGTGGGCCATGGTAGAGGCAACAAATGACATTGGTTGTGCTCTACTAGCCACTTGAGTCCAAGCAAGTTTGTGTATAATAATTAATATGTGTTATAAATATGTGTAGACTGGATTttttaaataataataaaaataattgGTCGTATCTCAGACCGGCCCGCTACACATGACCCCATTCGGCCATCTATACTGACGCCACCTTCGTGTCATCATTGGCCAAGCCCCACACATACCTTGCTTCTTGCCTCCTCCGCACTCGTGCCAAACACCCACCATCCTTGCCTCCCTCTATTTCCGTCCCCACCTACgcctgcccctgcccctgcctCCCCACCCCCTGTCCCACCGAGACAGACCCCCTTGGTCCCCTCACTCACCTTTACCCTTCGCCTCCTCCTCGATGCCCGCGCCTCCAGCAAGGATCTCGAGAGGCTCGTGGCCAGCGTCGAGGCGCTCAAGACTCCATCCAGTGCCACGACGGGTTGTCTTATCCGTACCCGCGCTACTTCCACGAGATGGACGAGGAGCTGATGTGTAGCCTGATCTAGGTCAACATCGAGGGCGTCACGCGGGTCACACACATTGTGCTACCATGCATGGTCAAACCCTATATAAATTAGACAAATAATCTGGCTAGGAATGGTTATGGGTGACCATTCCTTAGGAACTGAACATGCCTGAAGCTATAGGTGGGTAATACCGTAAAATCTGAAAAAAGCATGCATTCCACCACGGTTACGTATTTTAAGGACATGAAATCCAGGTGCCCTGACAATATAGAACAACAATTCACAATTTCATTACTATAGATCCACTTCACAAGCAAATTAGAAGAATCCACACATCATACTTGGATAAAATTCCTTGAGTTTGTCCTCTGTGCATGTATGTCCCAAATTTTCAATAAAGATAGTAAAGTAAGGTGGTATATCGCTTGAAGACTTGTCTCGTCCATTGCGCACCAAACATGCCGTACTATCAAACTTTATACATGTCGAGCAAGCTTTAAATAAGAAACATCAGCTGACTAATCTTTTTGAATTTCAATATATCTTATCATAACATGTCCACTCCATAGCAACGTGTACGTCCATCTAGTTACTATCTATTCAAATAGAACAAAGTTTAGCTATAAAATAGTTTATAGTTCTAATTTAGACAAATAGGGGATGTAGCTCATTTGGTAGAGTGTTAATCAATGAATAATTAAATGATAAAAGGCATGGGTTCAACTCCTCGCATCTccattattttttttatttaaatTCAATTCTATGAAAAAATAATAATGGTGCCGAATTTTTAAAATTATGGATATAGACCAATTGGTGTGTTGGTAATCAATGCACAACAAAATTACTTGTGAACTTGTTGTATCTttaattattatttttttattacTCTCTATTTAAATAGAACAACATTAATTATAAAAACTATATAATGCTAAATTAAACAAAGAGGTTGTAGCTCATCTAGTTGATATATAAGTTGATTACATAATCTGAACGTCCTCGAACGGTCCCGTCCATTCAAGTTGGTTGCATCGCCGACcataaaaaagagagagagagcatcTTCAACCGTTTTCGATACAAGTGACCTCTTTGGAATATCCCTCGACAATTCTTCTATATTTTATCTCTATATTACGGTAGAACTTTCTGTCATTGACGAGCAAGAAACTCAGAGAACAAGAGATCCAGCTGAACTGAACAAACCGATGAAGAAATATATTTTTTACCCTCGAcggaaataaataaatatatgtatatattGTAGAAAGGGAACATGAGTGATGAGTCCAAAGCCGAGGTCCTCGCCGGGGAGGATGCCAAATTCCCGTACTTTTCCGTAGTTTTTTTTTTGTATAAAGCCTTGTTTGGAAACTTAATTTTTAAGGGATTTTCATTTCCCTAAACTAGTCCTAAAAATACAATATATTACGGAAACCTATTCCATGCACTCAAACAAAGCTATCTCGAAATGGGTCTTGCCTAGAGCTAGCTCTATAAACTCATTACGAAAATTTCCGTAAGTTCCCCTGAAATGAGATGACACGCGTGCCAAAGCCAAACACGCATATGGCGTTCAGCGTTCTTGTCTAGTCAGCTTTAATTCGGCTCTCCAACGACGCATCGATCAATAACAACGTCTTGCTAAACATGAGTTCGTCGTGGCCTATTGTCGCATTTTAGCCACTCCCTCTTCGTCATTGGTTTCTGTGATACCACGCTACAGAGTTGAAAACCACAAGAATTTTACTTTCCCTTTTATTCTCTGCATGCCGAGTTCGAATAGGTGGGGCAAAAAAACCAGTTCAGGATCATATACATGAAGTCTACCTAAATCCGTTTGTGATCACACCTATGGATGTAATTCCAAATCCGTAGCAGAACCCATTGGATTCAGTGTGGGTTTCGTGCCACCCGCAGGTGTGTATACTTTTAAACAGTAATTTAACTATAAATAATTAAGTACCAACAATAATTAAGTCATATATCTACCGATTTTAAGACTTCCCACGTTAAAAAGCAACAAAACATTCCATGAAACATTAGCCAATTTACTTATTCAAAATAATTAATATTATATCTTTAATCATTTTTTGCACAAAAATATAATGAACTAAATTTTGGGTCGGATGCTAGCCACTCGCGGATTCAAATAGAAAATCCGCACCCATATCTGCAGAACTTCGGGTCGGGTGTGAGAGTACTCGTAGGTCAAAATCTTCTCTCGCACCTGCACCCACCTGTTGGGTCGGGGATACCTGTCGGGTTTCAGATCCGCAGTTAAATTGCCATCCCTATTCGTCCTTACATCCTCCGTGACAATGACTTTAATCATCCTTAAGGCTATCCGAAGTCGTTTCCGCTAAAATTCTCCTCCGATATTCTCTCTCACGCAACGGTTCACACTTCATCTCTCCCCATTTATCACTAAATCTTAGTATTCATACATGAAAACTGTACCACCCTGTTCTACCCCACTCGATCGCTGCATTCCTCTCCTAGCAAACTGCATAGCAGAGTAACATGAAAAATAAAAACAACGCTGCCACCGACGACGACCAAGTAAGCAGGAGACGTGGCCTCTGTCGCCGAGGAATGAGGTGGCTTGCGCAGGCATTGCTGAGGAAGCAGGTGGCGCGCGCGACCACTACTGAGGAAGATGAAGGTGCGGCGGCGACCGCCGTTGCCGAGGTAGAAGAAGGCGTGACCACTGTCGCCGAGGAATGAGGTGGCGTGTGCGGGCATCGCCGACGAAAGAGCCACGACGGCCACCACCAAGAAAGCAAGTGGTACGTGTGGCTGTTGCCGAGGAAGAAGGAGGTGCAGCGACCGTCCCCGAGAAAGCAGGTGGCACGCACGGTCGTCGCCGAGGAAGGAGACACGCGCGGCCGTCACTAGGAGGCGTGCGCGGCCTTGTCGGAGGAAGTAACACGTGGGCGGAGAGTGCCTCTACTCCCAGCGGCAGAGAGAAGGCCCCAGAATGATAGAGAGAAGATTAGCGGCCACTGATGCGgcctttagggctagtttgggatccATAAAACTGGAGTAGATTGTAGGGACTAAAATCTTCTGCTTATTAAATTTTGAATAAGAAGAAGTGAATTTTATTCCTTCAATCATCTCCGGTTTTTGGACTCCCAAACTAATCCTCAATGCCTCCTATAGCCTCTATTCCTCCAAGGTAGGGGAGTGAGAATGGAACGGTGGCCGCCGCAGCGCTGTAGCCAGCATAACACACACTACTCATGGTTTGCATTTACTTGTGTCGAGAAAATGATACAATTCTCCCTATGTTTTTTGTGATTCCTTCCCTTCGAAAACTTAATCAAGTACGTATAATAAGATATCTATATCTTGTAAACCATACTGATTTTGGTATTATAAATgttgatatatatatattttaaaaaTGGTTAAATTTGAAATAGCTTGATCCAGTATTATGTTATAATTGCTTTTTTGTCCCAAGCAGGACTGATTGATCATATGTATAAGAGGTACATTGTTATTTCGCAGGCAAGACATTCGATACCAGGGACCCACGGACCGGCGACGTGCTGGCCCACGTAGCAGAGGCAGACAAAGCTGATGTGGACCTGGCGGTGAAGTCCGCCCGGGACGCCTTCGAGCACGGCAAGTGGCCCCGCATGTCAGGCTACGTAAGTCCATCACCATGTCCACGATGCTCAAACTGACCGCCGCCCAGGAGTGGTACTCGAAGAATAACGATGCCGCTGTTGCGCGCAACAGGAGCGCGGGCGGATCATGAGCAAGCTGGCGGACCTGGTGGAGCAGCACACGGAGGAGCTGGCGGCGCTGGACGGTGCCGACGCCGggaagctgctgctgctgggcaaGATCATCGACATCCCCGCGGCCACGCAGATGCTGCGCTACTACGCCGGCGCCGCCGACAAGATCCACGGCGACGTCCTGCGCGTCTCCGGCAGGTACCAGGGCTACACGCTCAAGGAGCCTATCGGCGTCGTGGGCGTCATCATCCCCTGGAACTTCCCCACCATGATGTTCTTCCTCAAGGTCAGCCCGGCGCTCGCCGCGGGCTGCACCGTCGTCGTCAAGCCCGCCGAGCAGACGCCGCTTTCCGCGCTCTACTACGCGCACCTCGCAAAGATGGCCGGCGTCCCCGACGGAGTGATCAACGTCGTCCCCGGGTTCGGCCCCACCGCCGGCGCCGCGCTCGCCTCCCACATGGACGTCGACAGCGTGAGCACGCCGCGCTGAACTGAATTGCCCAATAGCTAGGTTCCTGATCGACCAAGAATTCACATCGCATTGTTCTTCGTCAGGTGGCCTTCACCGGCTCCACAGAGGTGGGTCGCCTCATCATGGAGTCGGCCGCGCGGAGCAACCTCAAGACGGTCTCGCTGGAGCTCGGCGGCAAGTCGCCGCTCATCATCTTCGACGACGCCGACGTCGACATGGCCGTTAACCTGTCGAGGCTTGCCGTCTTCTTCAACAAGGTATGCTGGCATTGCATTCAACACTGTACAGGTACAAACGGTGATGATGCCTGGAACATGCAAATATTCCAGGGAGAGGTTTGCGTGGCGGGATCGCGCGTGTACGTGCAGGAAGGGATCTATGACGAGTTCGTCAAGAAGGCCGTGGAGGCCGCGCGGAGCTGGAAGGTTGGAGACCCGTTCGATGTCACCAGCAACATGGGCCCTCAGGTACAGTACATTGAGTTGTTGTGTGTGACGGATAAACTAGTCAAGTTCATTCATGGCGGAAGCATCTGAATGAACGGATAATTCTCTGTTGGTCGTGCTAGGTTGACAAGGACCAGTTTGAGAGGGTCCTAAAGTACATTGAGCATGGCAAGAGCGAGGGAGCGACTCTGCTCACCGGCGGCAAGCCTGCCGCCGACAAAGGGTACTACATtgagcccaccatctttgtcgatGTCACTGTAAGTTAAACGACAAGCACAGCACAACGAAAAATACATACGATTAGAAACAATGGCGAGTCACTGACGCATGCTCATCTCATCATCTGGATGGATTGACCAGGAGGACATGAAGATCGCGCAGGAAGAGATCTTCGGCCCCGTCATGTCCCTCATGAAGTTCAAGTACGTACACCATACACTAACATCGAAATTGATATTGTTCATGCCTCTTGCATTCTGAGGTTCTGATGACTGACGGCCGTTGTTTGCACATTTCTTCTCCCGCCATGCATCCCCATTCCCCAGGACGGTTGATGAGGTGATCGAGAAGGCCAACTGCACCAGGTACGGGCTCGCCGCCGGGATCGTGACCAAGAGCCTGGACGTCGCCAACCGGGTGTCCCGGTCGGTGCGCGCCGGCACCGTGTGGGTGAACTGCTACTTCGCCTTCGACCCGGACGCGCCCTTCGGCGGGTACAAGATGagcggcttcggccgggaccaggGGCTGGCAGCCATGGACAAGTACCTGCAGGTCAAGAGCGTCATCACCGCGCTCCCGGACTCGCCATGGTACTGAGTTGAGCCAGGGACCGATGGAACCCCATCGATCTCTTCTTGTGCAGTGTACATGCGTCATGCGTGCGTGCTCACACAGCTGGGTTGCTGCTTTGTGCTTGTGTTCGTCTCTGGTTTGTGGCTCATGTGTGTTAGTCTGCACCCTATCCTTCTGTACGTAGCTGCCGGACATGCAAATAGTATGTTAAGTACACCATATAAACTCTTGTTTTATAAATTCAAGTTTAGCTTGGAGCCTTCACTCCTTCAGCCTTGAACAAAATATCTTAGTGACATTAGTCTTTTTTTTCTGGTCACGGCTTGCCATTATCACTGGTACACAAATAATTAACACAACGCTTTAAACCATGGAGATGGTTAAAAAAAGATTCATGTCTATGGAAAAAGACAAGCCTTTTAAGAGAACCATCTTTCAAAATCTAGATCATTTTCAGAGGTGTACCTTCGTGATTATAGGTCGGCCTGCTAACATTCACATGGAACATGGAGCCGAGTGTCCCATACACTCGACAAAGATCATTTTGCACCCAACAAAAAATTTGCAGAGTGTTACAGACAAAAAACATTCGGAAATATTTTATCGTCAAAttattctttgccgagtattttttcaggcactcggcaaattaaaAATAAAAACAAAAATAGCAAAACATATTTTAAAATTAGAGAAACAACTCCGCAAACCACAACCATATTGTCCTACCCAtcgccctatcatttttcaccaTTGAAAGTGAAATGACCTCAACCATCTccaataatcgattttggtgtttgacgaccatcacaaaacttatagactaatgagtttgcctagttgatcttttctcaggtgcataaagttcatatacatctgtaagaaaaatggaccccgggcaatttggctaaagggattttggtgtttgatgatcaacacagcTTGTGGACTAATGAgtgtgctagtgtttatgtttgtagttcacatgatgcgaagaggattggactaaggccatgaggatgcaacacctcaaaaagaAAAGACATAAAAAGAAGCATAGAAGTTCAAGACTCAAGAAGAATAGAAGCCCAAaagaatcagcgaagaaatccaaaaaAAGGGCAGTCAGCTAGCGCCTGGTGGCACACCTGAAGTGAACATGAACTGTCCGATGGGACAACCGAACTGTATACGCAGAGGGGCCCGCAGACATGCGCTGTcgataccctgaaactagggtaccccttactactgtataaagacgcagtacccacgcggctatctttagtcgcgtggtaaaagagctgtatgtgggaccaggccatgactcgctccagcctcgggcgactactcttggctagcaacagcgcctgaccccaccacataggcgggtccggggccgccacgtgtccagagaaagtgatatactccaagacatcaacagtaagtccggaccccatgggaaagtgctggacccctggatatacagtccggacctccaagtttggttcaggacccccacgtgtacggaccggacccctggaatgggatccggacTCCCCCGTAGAGGGTCTAGGGCGCCCACAGAAGGGTCCCAAGATTCCAGGACAGAACACACCCGGGCCTTAATCAGGGCCCATGTAGGGGtctggagccgacacgtgtccggacctatccgcatacactcctgttccccgctcaggcggagacccgatgtagccacgtggcatactgcacgcggcataagccaacgggcggaacctggcatgacgtctctgggctacgcgcgccttcgcattcattacggataggacgtgcgcctgtccattccgctgacaggcggcgtgcccagtccacgatacgtgggccgtgcagttactcacacgttaccatatcgagagcaatgactcaccattactcgtacagttactgcctatcaatgctgcatggactgtaGTCATTATGACttccgctgattactcatgcattactctgtcagcattagttattcacataatgtatttcttccattatgctcctgggcccgcatgtcggggctcaacatccttgtatgtgcctcccttaaactataaaagggaaggcacacaacgtgaTAAGGGACGGACTCACACACGCTCAAACACATACTCAATACaacttacacacagtggaggtagggtattacgctccggcggcctgaaccactataatccctcgtgtcctcttgtgttcatcccgaattctccaaacaggcaaccgcttagaccccctcctcatcttaggattagggcgggtgcattccgccacccgtccggaggattttccctccgacatttggcgcgccaggtaggggctttg
This genomic window contains:
- the LOC541914 gene encoding aldehyde dehydrogenase 5 — translated: MASNGCNGNGNGNGNGKAAPAGVVVPEIKFTKLFINGEFVDAASGKTFDTRDPRTGDVLAHVAEADKADVDLAVKSARDAFEHGKWPRMSGYERGRIMSKLADLVEQHTEELAALDGADAGKLLLLGKIIDIPAATQMLRYYAGAADKIHGDVLRVSGRYQGYTLKEPIGVVGVIIPWNFPTMMFFLKVSPALAAGCTVVVKPAEQTPLSALYYAHLAKMAGVPDGVINVVPGFGPTAGAALASHMDVDSVAFTGSTEVGRLIMESAARSNLKTVSLELGGKSPLIIFDDADVDMAVNLSRLAVFFNKGEVCVAGSRVYVQEGIYDEFVKKAVEAARSWKVGDPFDVTSNMGPQVDKDQFERVLKYIEHGKSEGATLLTGGKPAADKGYYIEPTIFVDVTEDMKIAQEEIFGPVMSLMKFKTVDEVIEKANCTRYGLAAGIVTKSLDVANRVSRSVRAGTVWVNCYFAFDPDAPFGGYKMSGFGRDQGLAAMDKYLQVKSVITALPDSPWY